One Bombus pyrosoma isolate SC7728 linkage group LG11, ASM1482585v1, whole genome shotgun sequence DNA segment encodes these proteins:
- the LOC122573224 gene encoding LIM/homeobox protein Awh-like, giving the protein MKTEIEDMTSDGVCEGTGPNLATTENAGGLIGPEMSPSVMECGGCGERVRERTVLCVGGRTWHSRCLRCCACARPLHDQHSCFLKGMRLYCRHDYALTFGAKCAKCGRSVGAGDWVRRARERVYHLACFACDACSRQLSTGEQFALLDARLLCKAHYLDVVEGNNTSSDEGGDSESGHKSGNKAKRVRTTFTEEQLSVLQANFQLDSNPDGQDLERIAHVTGLSKRVTQVWFQNSRARQKKHLHTGKMKGQHVHQSPPNSTASTGDFSRHINLHLTYSFQHQQQHHHGPQPPQLSPATCKSPTPSLYHNHGSEQSMDELSQDSMMLSMPNEV; this is encoded by the exons ACGGAGATAGAAGATATGACGAGCGATGGCGTATGCGAAGGTACCGGTCCGAATCTTGCTACAACCGAAAATGCCGGCGGGTTGATAGGGCCGGAAATGTCGCCAAGCGTGATGGAGTGCGGCGGATGCGGAGAACGCGTCCGCGAGCGCACTGTTCTTTGCGTCGGCGGTCGAACTTGGCACTCGAGGTGCTTGAGGTGCTGTGCTTGTGCCAGGCCGCTACATGATCAGCATTCCTGCTTCTTGAAGGGCATGAGACTCTACTGCAGGCATGACTACGCTCT aaCTTTTGGCGCAAAGTGTGCGAAGTGTGGTCGAAGCGTGGGTGCCGGGGATTGGGTGAGAAGAGCCAGAGAAAGGGTTTACCACTTGGCGTGTTTTGCATGCGACGCCTGTTCTCGTCAACTTTCTACTGGCGAACAGTTCGCCCTCTTGGACGCCAGATTGCTTTGCAAAGCTCACTACTTGGATGTAGTCGAAGGCAACAACACTTCTTCCGATG AAGGCGGTGACTCGGAGAGCGGGCACAAGAGCGGTAACAAGGCGAAGAGAGTGAGAACCACGTTCACGGAGGAACAGCTCTCTGTTCTCCAAGCGAATTTTCAACTGGACAGCAATCCGGACGGCCAAGACCTCGAGAGGATAGCGCATGTGACCGGACTCAGCAAAAGAGTTACGCAGGTTTGGTTCCAGAATTCTAGGGCAAGGCAGAAGAAGCATCTGCACACGGGCAAAATGAAAGGGCAACACG TTCATCAGTCACCACCGAATTCTACCGCTTCCACAGGCGATTTCAGTCGGCACATCAATTTACATCTGACCTATTCGTTTCAACATCAACAGCAACACCATCATGGCCCCCAACCGCCGCAGCTGAGTCCAGCTACGTGCAAAAGCCCAACGCCATCCCTCTATCATAATCATG GCTCGGAACAATCGATGGACGAACTGTCGCAAGACTCGATGATGTTGTCGATGCCGAACGAGGTTTAA